The Lytechinus pictus isolate F3 Inbred chromosome 15, Lp3.0, whole genome shotgun sequence genome contains a region encoding:
- the LOC129277957 gene encoding calcium channel flower homolog: MADTYKSLGNDGQPQQASPPPPQKETGFCFRLFVRIVASVAGVLAIILGLVSMISIKGLCIVAGIYIMLLGFLTILLEAPFCCQFLDITDKVSKWSENRAPWQKALFYLLLPIVPFFFCVGVSQIFACLVIMATGVLYGLVFIGKKGDAVKNAHRAQQPGGDMALSDPPSQDQYGKRELIP; the protein is encoded by the exons ATGGCGGATACGTACAAAAGTTTGGGCAACGATGGCCAACCTCAGCAAGCATCACCTCCACCTCCACAAAAAGAAACGGGTTTTTGTTTCAGGCTTTTCGTAAGGATTGTTGCTTCTGTAGCTGGAGTGT TGGCTATTATTCTTGGACTGGTATCTATGATCTCAATCAAAGGACTGTGCATTGTTGCAGGTATCTACATCAT GCTTCTTGGATTCCTGACGATTCTATTAGAAGCCCCGTTTTGCTGCCAGTTCCTTGACATCACAGACAAAGTCAGCAAATGGAGCGAAAACAGAGCTCCTTGGCAGAAGGCTCTCTTCTATCTCTT GTTACCTATTGTGCCGTTCTTCTTCTGCGTTGGAGTTAGTCAAATTTTTGCCTGCCTTGTAATCATGGCGACTGGCGTTCTCTATGGACTGGTGTTCATTGGAAAGAA GGGTGATGCTGTTAAGAATGCCCACAGAGCCCAGCAGCCTGGAGGAGACATGGCGTTATCAGACCCTCCATCCCAGGATCAGTACGGCAAGAGAGAACTCATCCCTTGA